Proteins encoded within one genomic window of Candidatus Krumholzibacteriota bacterium:
- a CDS encoding 50S ribosomal protein L10: protein MVKPIKKERVEDLKELVKGAKSIVLNDFTGLNVADISELRRVCRENDIKFLVVKNTLAKRGFNDLGITELDPLLEGPTAIAVSDEDEAAPAQLLKKFAAEYELPRFKGAYVAGRVFTEKETERLASLPPRDILIAQTVSTFQAPLRGLVQVLNASLRDLVFVLKAIEDKKGAA, encoded by the coding sequence ATGGTCAAGCCGATCAAGAAGGAGAGAGTCGAGGATCTCAAGGAGCTCGTGAAGGGCGCCAAGAGCATCGTCCTCAACGATTTCACCGGACTCAACGTGGCGGACATCTCCGAGCTGCGCCGGGTGTGCCGCGAGAACGATATCAAGTTCCTCGTGGTCAAGAACACGCTGGCGAAGCGCGGGTTCAACGACCTGGGCATCACCGAGCTCGACCCGCTCCTCGAGGGGCCCACGGCGATCGCCGTGAGCGACGAGGACGAGGCCGCGCCGGCCCAGCTGCTGAAGAAGTTCGCCGCGGAGTACGAGCTGCCCCGATTCAAAGGGGCGTACGTCGCCGGCCGGGTCTTCACGGAGAAGGAGACCGAGCGGCTGGCTTCGCTCCCGCCGCGCGATATTCTCATCGCGCAGACCGTCAGCACCTTCCAGGCTCCGCTGCGAGGACTCGTACAGGTCCTCAACGCTTCCCTGCGGGACCTGGTCTTCGTGCTGAAGGCCATCGAGGACAAAAAGGGAGCAGCGTAA
- the rplA gene encoding 50S ribosomal protein L1: MKRGKKYRESAARIDRGREYPLDEAVEVLVNLPKAGFDESVEFSANLGVNPRHADQQVRGTVLLPHGTGRDVRVLVLTRGEKETEARDAGAEFVGSAEFIEKIQGGWFDFDVAIATPDMMGDVGKLGRLLGPRGLMPNPKTGTVTFDVAKAVKEAKAGKVEYRVDKGANIHVPVGKVSFDKHKIAENIKALMTELLRAKPSSAKGKYVKSLYVTSTMGPSIKLDATILLNELR; the protein is encoded by the coding sequence ATGAAACGCGGGAAAAAATACCGTGAAAGCGCCGCGAGGATCGACCGCGGGCGGGAATACCCGCTCGACGAGGCGGTCGAGGTCCTCGTGAACCTGCCGAAGGCGGGCTTCGACGAGTCGGTCGAGTTCTCGGCGAATCTCGGAGTCAACCCACGGCACGCCGACCAGCAGGTCCGCGGGACCGTTCTTCTCCCGCACGGGACGGGACGGGACGTTCGCGTCCTCGTTCTCACCCGCGGCGAGAAGGAGACGGAAGCGCGGGACGCGGGAGCCGAGTTCGTCGGTTCCGCGGAGTTTATCGAGAAGATCCAGGGCGGATGGTTCGATTTCGACGTCGCCATCGCCACGCCGGACATGATGGGCGACGTCGGCAAGCTCGGGCGCCTGCTCGGTCCCCGGGGGCTCATGCCGAATCCCAAGACCGGCACGGTGACCTTCGACGTCGCGAAGGCGGTCAAGGAGGCCAAGGCCGGCAAGGTGGAGTACCGCGTGGACAAGGGCGCGAACATCCACGTCCCCGTCGGCAAGGTCAGTTTCGACAAGCACAAGATCGCGGAGAACATAAAGGCGCTCATGACCGAGCTCCTGCGCGCGAAACCGTCGTCCGCGAAGGGAAAGTACGTCAAGAGCCTGTACGTCACCTCGACCATGGGGCCGTCGATCAAGCTCGACGCGACGATTTTGCTCAACGAGCTCAGGTAG
- the rplL gene encoding 50S ribosomal protein L7/L12 — protein sequence MPAKKKDEAAAAGTEEVKEEKVTEETAPAEKPKAEEKKAAPASATVTKIIETVEKMTVLELSDLVKALEDRFGVSAAAPMAMMPGMMAGMAGAGEEAEEQTEFDVILKDIGSQKIQVIKVVRAITGLGLIEAKKLVEDAPKAIKEAVNKDEAEDIKKQVEEVGATVEIK from the coding sequence ATGCCCGCCAAGAAGAAGGACGAGGCCGCAGCGGCCGGGACCGAGGAAGTCAAGGAGGAGAAGGTGACCGAGGAGACCGCGCCCGCCGAGAAGCCGAAGGCCGAAGAGAAGAAGGCCGCCCCGGCGTCCGCGACCGTCACGAAGATCATCGAGACGGTCGAGAAGATGACGGTGCTCGAACTCAGCGATCTCGTCAAGGCCCTCGAGGACCGCTTCGGCGTGAGCGCCGCGGCGCCCATGGCCATGATGCCCGGCATGATGGCCGGCATGGCCGGCGCAGGCGAAGAGGCCGAGGAACAGACCGAGTTCGACGTCATCCTGAAGGACATCGGTTCGCAGAAGATCCAGGTCATCAAGGTCGTCCGCGCGATCACGGGGCTCGGTCTCATCGAGGCCAAGAAGCTCGTCGAGGATGCCCCGAAGGCCATCAAGGAGGCCGTGAACAAGGACGAGGCCGAGGATATCAAGAAGCAGGTCGAGGAAGTCGGCGCGACCGTCGAAATCAAGTAG